A window of the Deinococcus planocerae genome harbors these coding sequences:
- a CDS encoding MBL fold metallo-hydrolase produces MITELPTPDPRVRMFRSGTEVDCFAVVTRRHVVVVDTFGTPAEAAQMLALLEGDLAGRSLLVVNTHGHYDHAWGNALVAPGGPHPAPILGSRLAGEVLRSQAARDKLTRKQAEDARFAEVVLCPPTVTFDGALTIDGGDLTLELRPAPGHSADQLVVWIPELRLLLAADALEFPFPYVEQDADLPVLLATMRELRALDPAVVLPCHGGGHDASLIERNLAYFARLAARPDTTFEQALADLGLADVPSADFYRELHGLNVRATRAAPR; encoded by the coding sequence GTGATCACGGAACTGCCCACGCCCGACCCGCGCGTGCGGATGTTCCGGTCAGGCACCGAGGTGGACTGCTTCGCCGTGGTCACGCGGCGGCACGTGGTCGTCGTGGACACCTTCGGCACCCCGGCGGAGGCCGCGCAGATGCTGGCGCTGCTGGAAGGCGACCTGGCCGGGCGCTCCCTGCTCGTCGTCAACACGCACGGCCATTACGACCACGCCTGGGGCAACGCGCTGGTCGCGCCGGGCGGGCCGCACCCCGCGCCCATCCTGGGGAGCCGCCTCGCGGGGGAGGTCTTGCGCTCGCAGGCGGCCCGCGACAAGCTGACCCGCAAGCAGGCCGAGGACGCGCGCTTCGCTGAAGTGGTCCTGTGCCCGCCGACCGTGACCTTCGACGGCGCCCTGACCATCGACGGGGGAGACCTGACGCTCGAACTGCGGCCCGCCCCCGGGCACAGCGCCGACCAACTCGTCGTGTGGATTCCCGAACTCCGCCTCCTGCTCGCGGCGGACGCCCTGGAGTTCCCCTTTCCCTACGTGGAGCAGGACGCCGACCTGCCCGTGCTGCTCGCCACCATGCGCGAGCTGAGGGCGCTGGACCCGGCGGTGGTGTTGCCGTGCCACGGCGGCGGGCACGACGCGTCCCTGATCGAGCGCAACCTCGCCTACTTCGCCCGCCTGGCCGCCCGCCCCGACACCACCTTCGAGCAGGCCCTCGCCGACCTGGGACTGGCGGACGTGCCGAGCGCCGACTTCTACCGGGAGCTGCACGGGTTGAACGTGCGGGCCACCCGGGCGGCCCCGCGCTAG
- the trmB gene encoding tRNA (guanine(46)-N(7))-methyltransferase TrmB, which produces MIYRLSDFHFPDAAARLYPDTPDRPWVLEVGFGDGRFWPHHAATFPEAPNYLGVELSGVSLLKAARRLRAAGLTNAVLTKLPAGVLVREVVPEGALDAIVVNFPDPWPKAGHTDHRLLRAPFFRLAASRLRPGGAVLLTTDHGEYFEFACHEAGASGVMRVDLTDAPPAALETKYALKWRDLGLGAHHARFTPTAHPPVPHGAVTRYPFEEESPDVPHAILTLPETFGPREFGKHTARGGQTRETAPEGDGAGWTVVLLDLYRSLGKDGWVCLAHVVEGELIQEVLVGVTARGDGTHLVRLARFGGPIITPGVKAAVGTVTGWLEGQGAVVTHRGY; this is translated from the coding sequence ATGATCTACCGCCTCTCCGACTTCCACTTCCCCGACGCCGCCGCGCGCCTCTACCCCGACACCCCGGACCGTCCCTGGGTGCTGGAGGTGGGCTTCGGCGACGGGCGGTTCTGGCCGCACCACGCCGCCACCTTCCCCGAGGCGCCCAACTACCTCGGCGTCGAACTCAGCGGGGTCAGCCTGCTCAAGGCCGCTCGAAGGTTGCGCGCGGCGGGGCTGACGAACGCCGTGCTGACCAAACTGCCCGCTGGCGTCCTCGTCCGCGAGGTGGTGCCCGAGGGGGCGCTGGACGCCATCGTCGTCAACTTCCCCGATCCCTGGCCCAAGGCGGGGCATACCGACCACCGCCTCTTGCGCGCCCCCTTCTTCCGGCTCGCCGCCAGCCGCCTGAGGCCGGGCGGGGCCGTCCTGCTCACCACCGACCACGGCGAGTATTTCGAGTTCGCCTGCCATGAGGCGGGGGCGAGCGGCGTCATGCGGGTGGACCTCACGGACGCGCCGCCCGCCGCCCTGGAGACGAAGTACGCCCTGAAGTGGCGCGACCTGGGCCTGGGCGCCCACCACGCCCGCTTCACGCCGACCGCCCACCCGCCCGTGCCCCACGGGGCCGTCACCCGCTATCCCTTCGAGGAGGAGTCCCCCGACGTGCCCCACGCCATCCTGACCCTGCCCGAGACGTTCGGCCCCCGCGAGTTCGGCAAACACACGGCGCGCGGCGGGCAGACCCGCGAGACTGCGCCGGAAGGCGACGGGGCCGGGTGGACCGTCGTCCTCCTCGACCTGTACCGCAGCCTGGGCAAGGACGGCTGGGTGTGCCTCGCCCACGTCGTGGAAGGCGAGCTGATCCAGGAGGTTCTCGTGGGCGTCACCGCGCGGGGGGACGGCACCCACCTCGTCCGACTCGCCCGCTTCGGGGGGCCCATCATCACGCCGGGGGTCAAGGCGGCGGTCGGCACGGTGACCGGCTGGCTGGAGGGGCAGGGCGCGGTGGTCACGCACCGGGGGTATTAG
- a CDS encoding FAD-dependent oxidoreductase: MFGPLQPRSQPQPGHLYDVAVVGAGLAGTELAWRLARSGADVLLVSQALDHLGNLYQPTIEGAGFPPGSVLALVAGRMTPDTDGWTFHRHLKAEIEATAGIHLLQSTVTELDEGEGEVTLSTWEGPTLRARLVVLAVGAFLKGRLLIGETMEEAGRLSEVAYDFLADDLARSGVWLIGGEQTAAGVEGAPPYDVRFLTPAPTELDGFRLGRFERVYAVGRCTPGEHTYASVLEDAARLAGELLLAPPLRGSSSPPSWGRPGGGERS, from the coding sequence ATGTTCGGACCCCTTCAGCCCCGCAGCCAGCCGCAGCCGGGGCACCTCTACGACGTGGCCGTGGTTGGCGCGGGCCTCGCGGGCACGGAACTCGCGTGGCGCCTGGCGCGTTCGGGCGCGGACGTGCTCCTCGTCTCGCAGGCCCTCGACCACCTCGGGAACCTGTACCAGCCGACCATAGAGGGCGCGGGCTTTCCGCCCGGCAGCGTCCTCGCCCTCGTGGCCGGGCGGATGACTCCTGACACGGACGGCTGGACCTTTCACCGCCACCTCAAGGCCGAGATCGAGGCCACGGCGGGCATCCACCTCCTGCAAAGCACGGTGACCGAGCTGGACGAGGGGGAGGGGGAGGTCACGCTCTCGACCTGGGAGGGCCCGACCCTGCGCGCCCGTCTCGTCGTCCTGGCCGTCGGGGCCTTTCTCAAGGGCCGCCTGCTGATCGGCGAGACGATGGAGGAGGCCGGGCGGCTCTCCGAGGTCGCCTACGACTTCCTGGCCGACGACCTCGCCCGCAGCGGAGTATGGCTGATCGGGGGCGAGCAGACCGCCGCCGGGGTGGAGGGGGCGCCGCCCTACGACGTGCGTTTCCTGACGCCCGCCCCGACCGAACTGGACGGCTTCCGCCTGGGGCGTTTCGAGCGGGTGTACGCCGTGGGCCGCTGCACGCCCGGCGAGCACACCTACGCCTCGGTGCTGGAGGACGCGGCGCGGCTGGCGGGGGAACTTCTCTTGGCTCCTCCGCTGCGCGGCTCTTCGAGTCCCCCCTCGTGGGGGAGGCCGGGAGGGGGGGAACGCTCATGA
- a CDS encoding ComEC/Rec2 family competence protein, with amino-acid sequence MSGKKATSNSPARNKAAGSGGSHKGHGPSTSDLAGVLVLGLIVSLAACAGGGGKEEGDQGGSGTPGGQVTIRFLDVGQGDAVLVTSPEGKTMLYDGGRSAVRMREHLKAYGVTKIDLMVASHADADHIAGLVSAAQTARPTLFINNGLAGTTQTWERLVTALEGAGTTFQKANNQVVNLGSVKVRVIAPPAGMGDDQNENSVGVRVEFGKFRALMTGDSEKPETQAWLEERRPEIQGPFQLYKSIHHGAANGDHQAWLAAVRPENVVIGVGENNYGHPTKTALDLYRENNVRVYRTDQQGTVTFTGEGDGSYQVETER; translated from the coding sequence GTGAGCGGCAAGAAAGCGACCTCCAACTCCCCCGCCCGCAACAAGGCCGCCGGGTCCGGGGGCAGCCACAAGGGCCACGGCCCCAGCACCAGCGACCTCGCGGGCGTGCTCGTCCTCGGCCTGATCGTCAGCCTCGCGGCGTGCGCGGGGGGTGGGGGGAAGGAGGAGGGCGACCAGGGGGGAAGCGGCACCCCGGGCGGTCAGGTCACCATCCGCTTCCTCGACGTGGGGCAGGGGGACGCCGTGCTCGTGACCAGCCCCGAGGGCAAGACGATGCTCTACGACGGCGGACGCAGCGCCGTTCGGATGCGGGAGCACCTGAAAGCCTACGGGGTCACCAAGATCGACCTGATGGTCGCCAGCCACGCCGACGCCGACCACATCGCGGGGCTGGTCTCCGCCGCGCAGACGGCTAGGCCCACCCTCTTTATCAACAACGGGCTGGCGGGCACCACCCAGACCTGGGAACGCCTCGTCACGGCGCTGGAGGGGGCGGGCACCACCTTCCAGAAGGCGAACAATCAGGTCGTCAACCTCGGCTCGGTCAAGGTGCGCGTGATCGCCCCGCCCGCCGGGATGGGCGACGACCAGAACGAGAACAGCGTCGGCGTGCGCGTCGAGTTCGGCAAGTTCCGCGCCCTGATGACCGGCGACAGCGAGAAACCCGAGACGCAAGCGTGGCTGGAGGAGCGCCGACCCGAGATCCAGGGCCCCTTCCAGCTCTACAAGAGCATCCACCACGGCGCGGCGAACGGCGACCATCAGGCCTGGCTCGCCGCCGTCCGCCCCGAGAACGTCGTCATCGGCGTGGGCGAGAACAACTACGGCCACCCCACGAAGACGGCGCTGGACCTCTACAGGGAAAACAACGTCCGCGTCTACCGCACCGACCAGCAGGGCACGGTGACCTTCACGGGCGAGGGAGACGGGTCGTATCAGGTGGAGACGGAGCGGTGA
- a CDS encoding DUF3006 domain-containing protein, giving the protein MKDEERRDPHASERWTVDGIEDGPRGRVARIEREDGQTFDLPLSALPDGVREGDLLAVEDGPDGVTVRLLPGETRARRMAAQRHLDRLNAGTSHEGEEEITL; this is encoded by the coding sequence GTGAAGGACGAAGAACGCCGCGACCCCCACGCCTCCGAACGCTGGACGGTGGACGGCATCGAGGACGGCCCGCGTGGCCGGGTGGCCCGCATAGAGCGGGAGGACGGCCAGACCTTCGACCTTCCCCTCTCCGCCCTGCCGGATGGGGTGCGCGAGGGTGACCTCCTCGCCGTGGAGGACGGCCCCGACGGGGTGACCGTCCGCCTGCTGCCTGGGGAGACCCGGGCCCGCCGCATGGCCGCCCAGCGCCACCTCGACCGCCTGAATGCGGGCACATCCCACGAGGGGGAAGAGGAGATCACCCTGTGA
- a CDS encoding GNAT family N-acetyltransferase, whose product MRHSLTLQGGDLTLRPLTEGDTLALCVLARDCGAELRWMSTPPTSPASYRAALGAPDQLPFVVEVGRELAGSTRYGDIRTAHGGLEIGWTWLHPRWHGTGTKRRMKRLLLAHAFEELGMERVQLKTDILNTRSQRAIEGLGAVKEGVLRRHMRRPDGTMRDTVMYSVTRGEWAAVRQRLAEQVSLSQPKEEGRFRSPG is encoded by the coding sequence ATGCGCCACAGCCTGACGCTCCAGGGCGGCGACCTGACTCTGCGGCCCCTGACGGAAGGGGACACCCTGGCGTTGTGCGTGCTGGCGCGGGACTGCGGGGCCGAGTTGCGGTGGATGTCCACGCCGCCCACCTCTCCCGCCTCCTACCGCGCCGCGCTCGGCGCCCCCGACCAGTTGCCCTTCGTGGTGGAAGTTGGCCGGGAGTTGGCGGGAAGCACGCGCTACGGCGACATCCGGACCGCGCACGGCGGGCTGGAGATCGGCTGGACGTGGCTCCACCCCCGCTGGCACGGCACAGGCACGAAGCGCCGCATGAAGCGCCTGCTGCTCGCCCACGCCTTCGAGGAATTGGGCATGGAGCGGGTGCAGCTCAAGACCGACATCCTGAACACCCGCAGCCAGCGGGCCATCGAAGGGCTTGGGGCCGTCAAGGAAGGCGTGCTGCGGCGGCACATGCGCAGGCCCGACGGCACGATGCGCGACACGGTGATGTACTCGGTGACGCGGGGGGAGTGGGCGGCTGTCCGTCAGCGGCTCGCCGAACAGGTCAGCCTCTCTCAGCCCAAGGAGGAGGGGCGGTTCCGCTCCCCCGGTTAG
- the speA gene encoding biosynthetic arginine decarboxylase produces MTTTPSPFSTLDAAELYQVPNWSGGWFRVSDKGQLEVTPGPGLQAPLRAIIDEIVERGESLPVILRFPQVLAGRVRHLNDAFAKAIAEYGYTGHYQGVFPIKVNQRRLVVETVAAAGYDYAHGLEAGSKAELALCLAQRMHPGALLCCNGFKDDGFIKLALWGRTLGKNVVITLEKYSELDRVLKQARALGVKPAIGVRFKLHARGSGQWEESGGDQAKFGLNAYELLRVVERLREENMLDSLVMLHTHIGSQITDIRRVKVAVREATQTYAGLIAAGAQLKYLNVGGGLGVDYDGSKTTFYASMNYTVGEYAADVVYTVQEVCRAREVPEPTIISESGRALTAHHAVLVMPVVDVTGPTRDLEELAAPREESHQVVKDLEEILVNVSARNYREMYNDAVGDKQTLHNLFDLGYVTLEDRARGEALFNAILRKIARLIQGEKYVPDELEDLQKVLADKYICNFSLFQSLPDNWAIQALFPIVPVDRLDQKPTRQGTIVDITCDSDGKIEKFIDLRDVKATLPLHEPGHEPYYLGAFLMGAYQDVLGSSHNLFGKVSEAHVTVRPGGKFHIDLFVRGQKARRMIESMGYEEVMLRDSIEDQADAALKVGTLTPEQENELLEDYGEELLGYTYLEYEEG; encoded by the coding sequence TTGACGACCACACCCTCTCCTTTTTCCACCCTCGACGCCGCCGAACTCTATCAGGTGCCCAACTGGAGCGGCGGCTGGTTTCGCGTCTCCGACAAGGGCCAGCTTGAGGTCACGCCCGGCCCCGGCCTCCAAGCCCCCTTGCGCGCCATCATCGACGAGATCGTCGAGCGCGGCGAGAGCCTGCCCGTCATCCTGCGCTTTCCCCAGGTGCTCGCCGGGCGGGTGAGGCACCTCAACGACGCCTTCGCCAAGGCCATCGCCGAGTACGGGTACACCGGGCACTACCAGGGCGTCTTTCCCATCAAGGTCAACCAGCGAAGGCTGGTGGTCGAGACGGTCGCCGCCGCCGGGTACGACTACGCGCACGGGCTGGAGGCAGGCAGCAAGGCCGAGCTGGCGCTGTGCCTCGCCCAGCGGATGCATCCGGGCGCCCTGCTGTGCTGCAACGGCTTCAAGGACGACGGCTTTATCAAGCTCGCCCTGTGGGGCCGGACCCTGGGCAAGAACGTGGTCATCACGCTGGAGAAGTACAGCGAGCTGGACCGCGTGCTCAAGCAGGCCCGGGCGCTGGGCGTCAAACCCGCCATCGGCGTGCGCTTCAAGCTCCACGCGCGCGGCTCGGGCCAGTGGGAGGAGTCGGGCGGCGACCAGGCGAAGTTCGGCCTCAACGCCTACGAACTCCTGCGGGTGGTCGAGCGGCTGCGCGAGGAGAACATGCTCGACTCCCTCGTCATGCTCCACACCCACATCGGCTCGCAGATCACCGACATCCGCCGGGTCAAGGTCGCCGTGCGCGAGGCCACCCAGACGTACGCGGGCCTGATCGCGGCGGGCGCGCAGCTCAAGTACCTCAACGTGGGCGGCGGCCTGGGCGTGGACTACGACGGCTCCAAGACCACCTTCTACGCCTCCATGAACTACACCGTGGGCGAGTACGCCGCCGACGTGGTGTACACCGTGCAGGAGGTCTGCCGGGCGCGCGAGGTGCCCGAGCCCACCATCATCTCGGAGTCGGGCCGCGCGCTCACCGCCCACCACGCCGTCCTCGTGATGCCGGTCGTGGACGTGACCGGCCCCACCCGTGACCTCGAAGAACTCGCCGCGCCCCGTGAGGAGAGCCACCAGGTCGTCAAGGACCTCGAGGAAATCCTCGTCAACGTCAGCGCCCGCAACTACCGCGAGATGTACAACGACGCGGTGGGCGACAAGCAGACCCTGCACAACCTCTTCGACCTCGGTTACGTGACGCTGGAGGACCGGGCGCGCGGCGAGGCCTTGTTCAACGCGATCCTCCGCAAGATCGCGCGGCTGATCCAGGGCGAGAAGTACGTCCCCGACGAGCTGGAAGACCTGCAAAAGGTTCTGGCCGACAAGTACATCTGCAACTTCTCGCTCTTTCAAAGCCTCCCGGACAACTGGGCGATCCAGGCGCTCTTTCCCATCGTGCCGGTGGACCGCCTGGACCAGAAGCCCACCCGGCAGGGCACCATCGTGGACATCACCTGCGACTCCGACGGCAAGATCGAGAAGTTCATCGACCTGCGCGACGTGAAGGCGACCCTGCCCCTGCACGAGCCGGGCCACGAGCCCTACTACCTGGGAGCGTTCCTGATGGGGGCCTATCAGGACGTGCTGGGCAGCTCGCACAACCTTTTCGGCAAGGTCAGCGAGGCGCACGTGACGGTGCGGCCCGGCGGCAAGTTCCACATCGACCTCTTCGTGCGCGGCCAGAAGGCGCGGCGGATGATCGAGTCGATGGGCTACGAGGAAGTCATGCTGCGCGACTCCATCGAGGACCAGGCCGACGCCGCCCTCAAGGTAGGCACCCTGACTCCCGAGCAGGAGAACGAGCTGCTGGAGGACTACGGCGAGGAGCTGCTCGGCTACACCTACCTGGAGTACGAGGAGGGCTGA
- a CDS encoding asparaginase codes for MTQPLGAGAAGRVTFTRGGPAESVHRVHAAVVDGRGHTVAWCGDPALVSFPRSTSKPVQALPLALAAPELPGDELAIACASHAGTPGHLAVVSRLLARSGSTVADLRCGTHPPFDPEVAASLIRAGEAPTPLHHNCSGKHAGMLLACVQSGWPREGYTDPAHPLQVRIRELHAELGGVEVEEVHVGTDGCSVPALALPLHAAARIFARLTAPEGDLAPALERVFQAMRTHPFLIAGAGRLDTTLMPLVPGLAAKMGAEAFYGLALRETPRGPLGVAFKVMDGGERARPHVALAVLRELGVPVTEELRALAPATLHNWAGREVGTVEVEVSLEWA; via the coding sequence ATGACACAACCTCTCGGGGCGGGTGCGGCGGGACGGGTCACCTTCACGCGGGGAGGACCCGCCGAGAGCGTCCACCGGGTTCACGCGGCGGTCGTGGACGGGCGGGGCCACACGGTCGCGTGGTGCGGCGACCCCGCGCTCGTCAGCTTTCCGCGCAGCACGAGCAAGCCCGTCCAGGCCCTCCCGCTGGCCCTCGCGGCGCCGGAGCTTCCCGGGGACGAACTCGCCATCGCCTGCGCCAGCCACGCGGGAACGCCGGGGCACCTCGCCGTCGTCTCGCGGCTCCTGGCCCGCTCGGGGAGCACGGTGGCCGACCTGCGCTGCGGCACCCACCCGCCCTTCGACCCGGAGGTGGCGGCCAGCCTGATCCGAGCGGGGGAGGCGCCGACGCCCCTGCACCACAACTGCTCGGGCAAGCACGCGGGGATGCTCCTCGCCTGCGTCCAAAGCGGCTGGCCGCGCGAGGGGTACACGGACCCCGCCCACCCCCTGCAAGTCCGCATCCGGGAACTCCACGCTGAGCTGGGCGGGGTGGAAGTGGAGGAGGTGCACGTGGGCACCGACGGGTGCAGCGTCCCCGCGCTGGCCCTACCGCTGCACGCGGCGGCGCGGATATTTGCGCGGCTGACGGCCCCCGAGGGTGACCTCGCCCCCGCCCTGGAGCGCGTTTTTCAGGCGATGCGAACCCACCCCTTCCTGATCGCGGGCGCGGGGCGGCTCGACACCACCCTGATGCCCCTTGTCCCCGGTCTCGCCGCCAAAATGGGCGCGGAGGCGTTCTACGGCCTAGCGTTGCGGGAGACGCCGCGCGGGCCCCTGGGCGTCGCCTTCAAGGTGATGGACGGCGGCGAGCGGGCCCGGCCCCACGTCGCGCTCGCCGTGCTGCGCGAACTGGGCGTGCCCGTCACAGAGGAGCTGCGCGCCCTCGCCCCCGCCACCCTGCACAACTGGGCCGGGCGGGAGGTGGGGACGGTGGAGGTGGAGGTGTCGCTGGAGTGGGCGTAA
- a CDS encoding DUF6624 domain-containing protein, producing MRLRLLARMAEDVRMRSGVVDAEAWLTFDTESTRLLREIIAAHGWPGRSLVGEDGATAAWLLAQHSPDLAFQRGVLDVLQAQPEGEVAPEHAAYLHDRICVREGRPQRYGTQVQPDGTPFPLEPGDVDARRASVGLEPLAVYLGRFQR from the coding sequence GTGCGTCTCCGGCTGCTGGCGCGGATGGCTGAGGACGTGCGGATGCGCTCCGGCGTGGTGGATGCGGAGGCCTGGCTGACCTTCGACACCGAGTCCACGCGACTTTTGCGGGAGATCATCGCGGCCCACGGCTGGCCCGGTCGCTCCCTTGTGGGTGAGGACGGCGCGACCGCGGCCTGGCTCCTGGCGCAGCACTCCCCGGACCTCGCCTTTCAAAGAGGCGTGCTGGACGTGCTGCAAGCGCAGCCGGAAGGCGAGGTCGCCCCCGAACACGCCGCCTACCTTCATGACCGCATCTGCGTTCGTGAGGGCAGGCCGCAGCGATACGGCACGCAGGTTCAGCCGGACGGCACGCCCTTCCCCCTGGAGCCCGGCGATGTGGATGCGCGCCGAGCTTCCGTGGGGCTGGAGCCGCTGGCCGTCTACCTGGGACGTTTCCAGCGCTGA
- a CDS encoding S9 family peptidase, translating to MAPTPPRAAKKPVTHSLHGEDRADSYHWLKTQGRADPEVLAYLNAENAHLEAVMAPLRDMRQAIYQDLLSHVQGRDEGAPVREGGWLYLTRTEEGRAHPIFLRRPVGGGGEEVLLDLNLLAEREGHANVWVYAARPSPDGRLWAYLLDTTGQEVFELRVLDLGTGQLAEPPLTGVNGWTLDWGADGSHLFYGRDDETQRPSQVWRHTLAESQDADELLYQEDDPTFRAVAHLSENGETLLVVSGAGITSEWHALDVRDPQARLRPILPRERGVEYTVTDGGDHWLALTNQGGATEFRLARWPKGEGLTWEDAEGVLPHDPARYLTGMHLFAAHLLVSGREGGFTRLWVLPWVAGGYGEARRVEFPEASYTVHIGPNHVFDTTTARILYTSLTRPAEHLDLDLNTLATTLVKATPVPCYDPAEYVAEQTWATAPDGERVPVSLVRRRDTALPAPTLLYGYGSYGYPTDPEFRLTRLPLLDRGWVWAIAHIRGGGELGRRWYDAGRLGHKMNTFTDFLAAAEHLKAEGVAGDLVAMGSSAGGLLTAAAVNLRPGLFRAAFVGVPFVDVLSTMLDASIPLTTGEYDEWGNPEEPDAYATMRAYSPYDNLAPGTYPHLFVSTGLNDPRVAYWEPAKYVARLRDLAAPGGGVLVLKTNLGAGHGGSSGRYDALNEDAEEYAFALAAVEGRLEGAGQGGQ from the coding sequence ATGGCCCCCACCCCGCCCCGCGCCGCGAAGAAGCCGGTCACGCATTCCCTGCACGGTGAGGACCGCGCCGACAGCTACCACTGGCTCAAGACCCAGGGCCGGGCCGACCCCGAGGTGCTGGCCTACCTGAACGCCGAGAACGCCCACCTGGAGGCGGTGATGGCCCCCCTGCGCGACATGCGGCAGGCGATCTACCAAGACCTCCTCTCCCACGTGCAGGGGCGCGACGAGGGCGCCCCCGTGCGTGAGGGGGGCTGGCTGTACCTCACCCGCACCGAGGAAGGCCGGGCCCACCCGATCTTCCTGCGCCGCCCCGTGGGCGGAGGCGGGGAGGAAGTGCTCCTCGACCTCAACCTCCTCGCCGAGCGCGAGGGCCACGCCAACGTCTGGGTGTACGCGGCCCGGCCCAGCCCGGACGGTCGGCTCTGGGCCTACCTTCTCGACACGACCGGGCAGGAGGTCTTCGAGCTGCGCGTACTCGACCTGGGAACGGGCCAACTCGCCGAGCCGCCGCTGACGGGTGTGAACGGCTGGACGCTCGACTGGGGGGCGGACGGATCGCACCTCTTCTATGGCCGGGACGACGAGACGCAGCGGCCCTCCCAGGTCTGGCGCCACACCCTCGCGGAGTCCCAGGACGCCGACGAGCTGCTGTACCAGGAGGACGACCCCACCTTCCGCGCGGTGGCCCACCTCTCCGAGAACGGAGAAACCCTGCTCGTCGTCAGCGGGGCCGGGATCACGTCCGAGTGGCACGCCCTGGACGTGCGCGACCCGCAGGCCCGCCTCCGGCCCATCCTGCCCCGCGAGCGCGGCGTCGAGTACACGGTGACGGACGGCGGTGACCACTGGCTCGCCCTCACCAACCAGGGGGGCGCGACCGAGTTCCGGCTCGCGCGGTGGCCGAAGGGGGAGGGCCTGACCTGGGAGGACGCCGAGGGCGTGCTGCCCCATGACCCGGCGCGTTACCTCACGGGGATGCACCTCTTCGCCGCGCACCTGCTCGTGTCGGGGCGAGAAGGCGGCTTCACGCGGCTGTGGGTGCTGCCCTGGGTCGCCGGAGGGTACGGGGAAGCCCGCCGGGTCGAGTTCCCCGAGGCGAGCTACACGGTCCACATCGGCCCGAACCACGTCTTCGACACCACTACCGCCCGCATCCTCTACACCAGCCTGACCCGGCCCGCCGAACACCTCGACCTCGACCTGAACACGCTGGCGACCACGCTCGTCAAGGCCACGCCCGTTCCGTGCTACGACCCGGCGGAGTACGTGGCGGAGCAGACCTGGGCCACCGCCCCCGATGGCGAGCGCGTGCCCGTCAGCCTCGTGCGCCGCCGCGACACCGCCCTGCCCGCCCCGACGCTGCTCTACGGGTATGGCAGCTACGGTTATCCCACCGACCCCGAGTTCCGCCTCACCCGCCTGCCCCTGCTCGACCGCGGCTGGGTCTGGGCCATCGCGCACATCCGGGGTGGAGGCGAGCTGGGCCGCCGCTGGTACGACGCCGGGCGGCTGGGGCACAAGATGAACACCTTCACCGACTTTCTGGCCGCCGCCGAGCACCTGAAGGCAGAGGGCGTGGCGGGCGACCTCGTGGCGATGGGCAGCAGCGCGGGTGGCCTCCTCACCGCCGCCGCCGTCAACCTGCGCCCGGGGCTCTTCCGCGCGGCCTTCGTGGGGGTGCCCTTCGTGGACGTGCTCTCCACCATGCTCGACGCCTCCATCCCCCTCACCACGGGCGAGTACGACGAGTGGGGCAACCCGGAGGAGCCGGACGCCTACGCCACCATGCGCGCGTACAGCCCCTACGACAACCTCGCGCCCGGCACCTACCCCCACCTCTTCGTCTCGACCGGCCTGAACGACCCCCGCGTCGCCTACTGGGAGCCCGCCAAGTACGTCGCCCGGTTGCGCGACCTGGCCGCGCCTGGGGGCGGCGTCCTCGTCCTCAAGACCAACCTCGGCGCCGGGCACGGCGGCTCCAGCGGTCGCTACGACGCCCTGAACGAGGATGCCGAGGAGTACGCCTTCGCGCTGGCGGCGGTGGAGGGGCGGCTAGAAGGCGCGGGGCAGGGCGGGCAATAA